One segment of Paramormyrops kingsleyae isolate MSU_618 chromosome 8, PKINGS_0.4, whole genome shotgun sequence DNA contains the following:
- the LOC111834461 gene encoding uncharacterized protein, which translates to MAPPVKLRIILGENNSHRLVLPGGIPGSVMELSEEIMSQCGLEEDFRLQFMDAEFGNEFMNLQSTSEIQDRGTIKVIFLKASTSSALSQLDGSPPPPFSAVGSSRCLDDSTSTSSSLCDTEILSSAESTSSSRSSVWPLSFPIPQFSYDAQLQLERANTAFGKNGALFNPDVKLKSTILDSLAQKIIEYKVYPSDADFENVAEALVSKHPCLREPGSVSGHSGWKASLKYKLGNYRSKLRQIGCPEVGINSLKRKPEGKCSPAYRVKKPKKAEVNFCPTYPLGETAETQEKIRISLVSEVKKRDSQDTVAMMMDKTFAHRRLEIVGDSPMIADIKMRWPALFQVREMATEFKRITTISLQSKFFSRLDLLSENLMKVYAQKGGILGRKIQRIMVPVTQNDSIDIKREFVLKGLCLYLNEDPDQLIREYMDTDRQSAERAMEDTVLAIFVIKHEGAEPGDDLVDVGIIAEEVEVLGHLGSVAFAVAMLLSVIYALNLSYPSELKYTFEALQKIFMELDGNKLSAKVQALKTKLFRGQLH; encoded by the exons ATGGCTCCACCGGTGAAGCTTCGAATAATTCTTGGAGAGAACAATTCCCACCGGCTGGTCCTGCCTGGTGGAATACCCGGGTCTGTCATGGAACTGTCTGAAGAAATAATGAGTCAGTGTGGCCTAGAAGAAGACTTCAGGCTTCAATTTATGGATGCCGAATTTGGGAATGAATTTATGAACTTGCAGTCAACATCTGAAATCCAGGACAGGGGTACCATCAAGGTAATTTTTTTGAAGGCTTCCACCAGCTCTGCACTAAGTCAGCTGGACGGCTCTCCACCCCCTCCCTTCTCAGCTGTCGGTTCCTCCCGCTGTCTAGATGACTCTACTTCCACTTCAAGCAGTTTGTGTGACACAGAGATCTTGTCTTCTGCTGAGTCCACCTCCTCATCAAGATCCTCTGTGTGGCCTCTTTCCTTCCCAATTCCCCAGTTCTCTTATGATGCTCAGCTACAGCTGGAGAGGGCAAACACTGCATTTGGAAAAAATGGTGCTTTGTTCAACCCTGATGTTAAATTGAAGTCTACAATTCTTGATAGCTTGGCACAAAAAATTATTGAGTACAAAGTTTACCCCTCTGATGCCGATTTTGAAAATGTAGCAGAAGCTCTTGTATCAAAGCATCCATGTTTGAGAGAACCTGGTTCAGTGAGTGGTCATAGTGGATGGAAGGCAAGTCTAAAGTATAAGCTTGGCAATTACCGCTCAAAGCTCAGACAGATTGGATGCCCGGAAGTGGGAATAAATTCTTTGAAACGCAAACCAGAGGGCAAATGCAGTCCAGCCTATCGTGTGAAGAAGCCAAAAAAAGCGGAAGTCAACTTCTGTCCCACCTATCCCTTGGGTGAAACAGCAGAGACACAAGAAAAGATAAGGATTTCTCTAGTCTCTGAAGTTAAGAAGAGGGATAGTCAGGACACTGTGGCAATGATGATGGATAAAACTTTTGCACACAGAAGGCTAGAGATAGTCGGCGACTCACCTATGATTGCTGATATTAAAATGAGATGGCCTGCACTCTTTCAAGTGCGTGAG ATGGCTACAGAATTCAAGAGAATAACAACTATCAGTTTGCAGTCAAAGTTTTTCTCACGACTTGATTTGCTGTCTGAAAACCTGATGAAGGTGTATGCACAGAAAGGCGGCATTCTTGGGAGAAAAATTCAGAGAATTATGGTACCCGTGACACAG AATGACAGTATTGACATCAAGCGAGAATTTGTCTTGAAAGGTCTCTGTTTGTACCTGAATGAAGATCCAGATCAGCTGATCAGGGAATATATG GACACAGATAGACAAAGTGCAGAGAGGGCCATGGAAGATACAGTCCTTGCCATCTTTGTGATCAAACATGAAGGTGCAGAGCCTGGCGATGATCTGGTGGATGTTGGAATAATCGCAGAGGAAGTAGAAGTGCTGGGTCACTTGGGTAGTGTGGCGTTTGCAGTGGCAATGTTGCTTAGTGTCATATATGCTCTGAACCTGAGCTACCCTTCAGAGCTCAAATACACATTTGAAGCTCTGCAGAAGATTTTTATGGAATTAGACGGAAACAAGCTATCTGCCAAAGTACAAGCTTTGAAAACCAAGCTTTTCCGTGGACAACTTCATTGA